AACTTTTTGTAAAGAATTTTATAAAAACATTGTATATAAAGGAAAAACAATTTATAATAATATATATACAATGAGGAGGAATTTATGATTTTAGAAGATATTTTTAAATTAGATGGAACTATTATTACTGAGGAACAAGTTAACAAAATTATGCAAAGTGAATTTATTGCATATTTTCAAAACTGTGGTGATAGTGGATTAAAAATAGGTTATACTTGGGCTATTTTCACTTTAATAGATGGTAATGAAGTTAATGTTTACTGTAAAACTGTTTAATTAAAAAGGAGATTTTATGAAACTCATAGTAAGTGATTTAGATGGTACTCTTTTAAATAACCAAAGAGTAATTTCAGAAGAAACGAAAAAAATTCTAAATAAACTAAATCTTAAAGGAATTGATTTTGCCTTTGCATCTGGAAGGGGAATTAAATCAATTATTCCATATAGAAATTTTTTAGGAATAAACTCTTATTTTATTTGTAATAACGGAGCTAGTATTTACGATAAAAATGAAAACTTAATTTATGAAAGCCCTATTGAAGAAAAACATGTTGAAAAACTTATAGACTATTTCAGAGAAAATAATATTAACTTCAATGGATTTTATAAAGATGAATTATTTATTGATAACTGCAATAAAAATAAAGTTGTAACTTTAGAAACTCAGTATAAAGTTGTTGAACTTGAAAAAATGAAATATTTCCCTAAGATGATAAAACTTATAATTAAAGGAAATGAGGAATTTATAATTTCATTGAAAAAAGAAATGGTCAATTTATTTTCAGATTTCTTAGACATTACTATATCTCACCCAACTTGTTTAGATATTGTTAGCATCAAAGCTACAAAGGGAAATGGAATCAAATTTATTTCTAAGAAATTAAATATTTCAATAGGTGATATTATGGCCTTTGGAGATGGGGGAAATGACTTAGATATGTTACAAACTGTAGGACATCCTGTTATTATGGAAAATAGTACTTCTGAGCTTAAGGATTCTATTAAAAATCAGACTCTTTCCAATATCAATGATGGAGTTGCATATTATTTAAAAAAATATTTTTCATTATAAAAAAATCCTTTAGCATAGCTAGCTAAAGGATTTTTTACTTAATATAATTTTTTTATTTTAATGTAATCTAAAACTTCTTTTTTTAAAGAATCTTTACAGTTTTCACCTTTATGTAGTTTTTCTCTAATTTCACTTGAAGAAACATCATAATAATCATTTTCTATTTCTATGATATTTTTTGATTTAATAGCACTGGTATATCCTTTTCTTTTTAAAACCACAACCTTAGCTAAATTTAAAATATCTTTATAATTTTTCCATTCATCAAAATAAGCTGCTGAATCTTCCCCAATAATCTCAAAATATTCATGCTCTTTTCCATATTTTTTAATTATTTTTTTTAATGTATCATAGGTATATGACACTTCATCTGAATCTATTTCAATCCTAGAAATTTCAACCTTAGGTATATTTTCAAAAGATATTTTGCATAGGTTATACCTTTCTTCTTCATCTAAAAGATTAGTTTTACCGTGACAAGCAGTGCCTACTGGTATTATAATCAACTTATCTAAATTTAATTTTTTTATAATTAACTTTGATATATTCTCATGTCCGTAATGTGGAGGATTAAAACTTCCTCCATAGATACCTATCTTCATAATTTTCTCCATTAATTTTCAATTTCCATAATAGATTCTATTAATTCTTTTTGATTTCTGGCACTTTTTATCATCTCTCTATTATTTTTACTTCTAAAAATTCTAGCTAATTGGGAAAGTAAAATTAAATATTCTGAACTTTTTTCCTTTGGAGCTCCAACTAAAACAACTATTTTAATTGGTTCATTATCCAAGGAATCATAAATTCTTGGTTCTTCTAAAAGACCTATTGCTATTATCAAATCTTTTAATCCTTTTCCCCTTGCATGGGGAATAGCTATTCCCATACCTATACAAGTACTTCCTATTTTTTCTCTTTCATATAAATTATTTAAAAATTCAGATTTATCAGTTATTAAATTTGTATTATTATTTATAAGTTCAACTAATTCATTAATAATTTCTAATTTCGTAGGTTTTCCTTTTATAATCGTTATTAATTTACTATTAAAATAATTTATCATGAATTTCCTCCATTATATAAATAATTTATTTAAAATTTCTTTTTCTATTTCACCAATAACTTCTTGATCTTTTATATCAAATTTATCCATTTTTTCCATTAGAATTGAAATATATTTTTTTTCTTCTTTATACTCAAAGGAATTTAAAATTTTAAAATATGAAATTATTTTAAATCCTTCCTTTGTCATAAATTTTTCTTTATTATTTATTATTTTTTCTTTTATAGTTTCCTTAGATACTGATGAATCCTTAGCATATTCAAAATCATGAAAATCAGTTCTCATTTTACTAACATAGCACATTACCAAATCCATAACTATATCAATATAACCATATTTTTTAAAATATTCTCTCATTGAATAAACTTGTATTGCTTTATTAAAATCAATATTATCCATAAGAGTATAATTAAATAATATCTTAAAAAATTTTTCTTCATCTCTAAAATACATTTCTTTACAATAGGGTAAAAGATGTTTGTAACTTCCCTTTGCAATTAATTTCAATATATTTTTATCAATTTTATCATCATTTTCACTTGTCATTCTTGAAATTGATCTTATTTCTTTATCCTCAGACTCTTTATAAAAATTCATAGAATAATTTATAAATTTTTTAATATCTTCAACAAAAACTGCTGCTGGTATTATATTGTTGAATTCTTTTCTTGTTATTTCACCATTTTTTTTTAAAGTAAAATAGGCATTTTCTCTAAAAAATCTCCCATTTTCTTTTAAAAAATCATTCTTACTTTTGAAATCTAACATTTGTTCCTCCCTTAAAACATTCCAAAGAATTATTCTCTAAAAAATCAAATTCTATTTTTAGAACATATAGATTTTCCCATTCTATATCCTTTGGAATTTTAACTATATCTTTTTCAGTTGTAATTACATAACTAGCATTTATATCCTTGGCTCTTTTTTTTATTAGAGCTATATCCCTATCCTTAAAGGAATGATGATCTAAAAAATCAATTCTTTCTATATATTTAGGGTTTAGAGAAATTACAGTTTTCTCAAAATTCAAAGGATTTGCAAGACCTGAAAATAAAAGTACTCTTTTATCTTTTACCCAAAACAATGGTTTCATATTTCCTTCTATGTCATAAAGACATTTTATTCCATGCCTAGCCACAGAAACTGGCTTTCCATACTTACCTCTCAAAAATCTTTTTAATTTATTTAAATCTCTTTCTGCTATTAAATCAGACTTAGTTATTATAAATTCAGATGCTCTTTTAGCTGCTGAATCAAATTTCTCCCTTAAAGTTCCCTTGGGTAAAAGAGCATTCCAACCAAAAGGATTAGTTGCATCTATTAAAACTATATCCCAATTTCTAAAAAATTTTCTATGTTGAAAACCATCATCTAAAATTATAGTATCAACATTAAACTTTTCTTTAGCTAATTTAGCTGCTTTATATCTATCCCTACCAACTATTATTGGAACTTTTAAGTTTAATACATGGATATAAGGTTCATCTCCACTTTCTAAGGAAGTAACAAATATTTCTTTCCCATCAGAAACTACTAGGGGATCTACTTTTCTTTTTCCTCTATAGCCTCTTGAAATAACTGCTACTTTTTTCCCTTCATTTGCTAATTTTTTAGCAAAATACTGTACTGCTGGAGTCTTTCCTGTTCCTCCAACTGTTATATTTCCTATACATATAACAAATAAGTCCTCTATTTTATTTATTTTTAAAATTTTCCTATCATACAACAAATTTCTTAAACTTGTAATAAGAAAATACAAATATGACAATATCTTCATCCTTACCTCTTTTAATAATTTCTTTCTATCTTTACATTTTACCTTTAATTTAGTTAAAATGCAAAAAAAATTATTTTAATTTTTTTGTATTATAATTTAACTGGTACAATTTTAGAAATACCTATCTTTTTATTCATTGTAACTCCAAATAAACTATCTGAAGATCTCATCGTCTCTTTATTATGAGTTATTAAAATAAATTGTGACTTATCTGTAAATTCTTTTAATTTGCTAATAAGTTTTTTTGTATTTTTTTCATCTAAAGCTGCTTCAATTTCATCAAGAAATGTAAATGGACTTGGTTTATACATAAATATAGCTATTATAAAGGCTATAGCTACCATTGATTTTTCTCCACCTGATAATAGTGTTAGGGATTGCCTCTTCTTATCTTTAAACTTAACATATATTTCCACACCACAATTTTCATAATCTTCTTTATTAACAAGTGTAAGATTACCCTCTGAGTTATCAATTGTTTCCATACACATAAAGTTGAAATTTTGATTAATATTTTCATAGGCATCAAAAAATCTTTTCTCTATATTAGCTGAAATGTCTTCTATAACTTCCAACAAAGAATTCTTGCTATTTTCCAAATCATCCTTTTGATTTTTTATAAATTTATATTTTCTGTCCAATTCTTTAAACTCTTCAACTGCAAGTAAATTAACAGTTTCAAAAAACTTAAGTTTATTATCTAAATACTTTATTTTTTCCATGGAAACTTTATAATTATTTCTATCAACTTTTATGTTATGAACAATGTCCTCTAAATTTTTTAAACTTTCATTTAAAATATTTAATTCCCCATTATAACTTACTAATCTTTCTTTTTCTGCCTTCAAACGCTCTTCTTCTTTATATATATGATTTTCATTTTCCTTTATTTCTATCATATATTCTTTTTCTTTAACATCTAAAAGTTCATTTTTCTCTTTCATAACTTGTAAGTTAATATTTTCCTTATCAAATTGAACATTTTTTTCTTCTCTTTCCAAATCAATTCTTTTTAAATCATCCTTTAGTTTCTTAAGTCCATCTAAAAGTTTTGAAATTCTTTCTTTTATAAATATTTCATTTTCTTCTAATTCTAACTTTTCTTTTTTATTAT
The DNA window shown above is from Fusobacterium sp. IOR10 and carries:
- a CDS encoding PTS sugar transporter subunit IIA, with the protein product MINYFNSKLITIIKGKPTKLEIINELVELINNNTNLITDKSEFLNNLYEREKIGSTCIGMGIAIPHARGKGLKDLIIAIGLLEEPRIYDSLDNEPIKIVVLVGAPKEKSSEYLILLSQLARIFRSKNNREMIKSARNQKELIESIMEIEN
- a CDS encoding Cof-type HAD-IIB family hydrolase, whose amino-acid sequence is MKLIVSDLDGTLLNNQRVISEETKKILNKLNLKGIDFAFASGRGIKSIIPYRNFLGINSYFICNNGASIYDKNENLIYESPIEEKHVEKLIDYFRENNINFNGFYKDELFIDNCNKNKVVTLETQYKVVELEKMKYFPKMIKLIIKGNEEFIISLKKEMVNLFSDFLDITISHPTCLDIVSIKATKGNGIKFISKKLNISIGDIMAFGDGGNDLDMLQTVGHPVIMENSTSELKDSIKNQTLSNINDGVAYYLKKYFSL
- the lpxK gene encoding tetraacyldisaccharide 4'-kinase, which codes for MKILSYLYFLITSLRNLLYDRKILKINKIEDLFVICIGNITVGGTGKTPAVQYFAKKLANEGKKVAVISRGYRGKRKVDPLVVSDGKEIFVTSLESGDEPYIHVLNLKVPIIVGRDRYKAAKLAKEKFNVDTIILDDGFQHRKFFRNWDIVLIDATNPFGWNALLPKGTLREKFDSAAKRASEFIITKSDLIAERDLNKLKRFLRGKYGKPVSVARHGIKCLYDIEGNMKPLFWVKDKRVLLFSGLANPLNFEKTVISLNPKYIERIDFLDHHSFKDRDIALIKKRAKDINASYVITTEKDIVKIPKDIEWENLYVLKIEFDFLENNSLECFKGGTNVRFQK
- the nadD gene encoding nicotinate (nicotinamide) nucleotide adenylyltransferase, coding for MKIGIYGGSFNPPHYGHENISKLIIKKLNLDKLIIIPVGTACHGKTNLLDEEERYNLCKISFENIPKVEISRIEIDSDEVSYTYDTLKKIIKKYGKEHEYFEIIGEDSAAYFDEWKNYKDILNLAKVVVLKRKGYTSAIKSKNIIEIENDYYDVSSSEIREKLHKGENCKDSLKKEVLDYIKIKKLY